GTGAACTTGAAGTTTCGTTGTCTTGTAGTGTATCTAGCGAGCTCATTTGATCTTGTTTTTTCTGAGCTAATTTTTTCGCTTTGGCTCTGGCAATAGCGTTGGCAACTTTACTTTTGCTTTCACTCACTTCTTCAGTCGATGTTGCCTCTGATTCAGGCGCTTGTGGAGGCGTAGCATTTAAACTAGCTTGTGCCTTTTTAGCTTTCACTCGTGCTAGTGCATCGGCGACCGCTGATTTTTCTGATTTTGCCGCTGTAGTGCCAGAATTCATTCTAGCTTTACGAGCATCAGCCGCTTTTTTGTGTTTTTCGGCTCGGGCAACTTTTTCACGTTCAAGCCTAAGTTTACGAGCTTCAAACCTTACTTTGGCTTTTTCGGCCTTAATGTCGAGTAATTTTTGCTGACGAATTTCTGCTTTAGCAACGCGGTAATAGTGTACTAATGGGATCTGGCTTGGGCAAACATAAGCACAAGCGCCGCATTCAATACAATCAAATAAGTTCAGCTTATCTAGCTGTGGTTGATCTTTTGCTTTAGCACTCCATTGTAACTCTTGAGGTAGTAGTTGTGCAGGGCAAACATCAGCACATTGTCCGCAGCGTATACATTCTACTTCTTTACTGCTGGTTGATGAAAAAGGTGAGGCAATTTCAATTTCACTCGGGCTAATATACAGTTTGTACTTTTTATGATCGGCACTTGATCGTGAGGTAAACTAAAGCCCATCATAGGGCCACCCATAATTAAGTGCCGTTTTTCACTGTTTTGATAGCCACATTGGTTGGTTAGAAATCCAACAGGAGTACCAATAAGTGCCCATACATTTTGCGGCTTTTCAAGTGCTTGCCCGCTAACGGTAACAACGCGCTTTATCAGCGGTGTGTCGTTAATAACAGCATCAGCAATAGCAAAACAAGTAGCGACGTTTTGCATTACTATACCTACAGAGCTAGGTAAAACGCCTGAGGGTACTTCTTGACCTGTTAGTATTTGAATTAGCTGTTTTTCGCCACCGCTTGGGTATTTTGTCGGTATAACACAAACTTGGATATGGTCAATGTTGGCCGTGGCCTTTTGCAAGGCATCAATAGCTTTGGGTTTGTTGTCTTCAATACCAATAAGAATATTTTTTGGCGATAATAGATGGTCGATAATTTTAATACCATCTAGAATCGTTGGACTATGTTCTTGGATCAATAAATCATCAGCGGTGATATAAGGTTCACACTCTGCAGCATTGATAATTAAATAGTTAATTTTAGCTAAAGTGCTTACTTTGATTTGCGTTGGAAACCCAGCGCCACCCATACCTGCAATACCAGCATTAGCTATTTTTTCTAATATTTTTTCTTTGCTTAATAATTTATAGTCAGGGCAAATTTGACGAGATTGCCAAGTGTCTTCACCATCAGGTGTTAATATAATACAAGTTTCGCTTAACCCTGAAGGATGAGGGATGGCCATTAACTTAATAGCGGTAATAGTGCCACTAGTTGGCGCGTGAACAGATAATGACATTGGGCTATCATTTACACTTAATGCTTGCCCTTTAAGTACCTTGTCGCCAACGTTGACAATTAACTTGCCCGCTTGACCAATATGTTGGCGCAGAGGGATTATTAACTGTTCAGGTATTTGTGCACTGGCAATAGGCTTAGTGCTAGTGAGAAATTTCTGCTCAGGCGGATGAATGCCACCATGAAAATGCCAGAAACTTCCGCGCTTGATACGTTCAATTACCGATTCCACCCAAACCTCTTTTTTAATCTATCTGTACAACAGGAATATTATTTAAATCCCATTGCCAGTTTTGTGTAGTTGTGGCAAGTGGGATCATCTCTATACAATCTACTGGACACGGTGCAACACATAAGTCACAACCAGTACATTCGTCAGCAATGATAGTATGCATTTGCTTGGTGGTGCCGATAATGGCATCAACAGGGCAGGCTTGAATGCACTTAGTGCAGCCAATGCAATCTTCTTCAATAATAAAGGCAACTTTTGGCGAGTTATCTGCTTCATGATTACCGTCAAGAGGCTGTACTTCTACGCCCATTAAATCAGCTATTTTTTTTATGGTATCTTCACCGCCCGGAGCACATTTATTAATGGCTTCTCCGTTAGCAACAGCTTCTGCATAGGGTTTACAGCCAGGGTAGCCACACTGACCACATTGTGTTTGAGGAAGTAGGGCGTCTAATTGTTCAGCAAGTGGGTCGCCAATAACTTTAAATTGTATCGATGCAAAACCTAGTAATGCACCAAATAAAGCGGCAAGTAAACCGACAACGAGTATTGCAATGAGTGTGGTCATTAAAACTTAACCAAGCCAGTGAAGCCCATAAAGGCTAATGACATTAAACCAGCAGTGATCATGGCGATTGCTGAGCCTTTAAATGGAGTAGGTACGTCGGCATTGGCTAATTTTTCGCGCATGGCTGAAAACATAATTAATACCAATGAAAAACCAACAGCAGCACCAAAGCCATAAATAATAGATTCGAAAAAGTTATGCTGTTCTTGAAAATTCAAGAGTGCAACGCCTAACACAGCACAGTTGGTGGTGATAAGTGGTAAAAATATACCTAATAGACGATATAAGTTAGCACTCGTTTTGTGTACGACCATTTCGGTAAATTGCACAACAACCGCAATCACTAAAATAAACGTCATGGTAGTTAAATACTCTAAGCCTAATGGCGCAAGTACATAGCTGTTAACGATGTAGCTTAGTAATGAAGCCAATGTCATAACAAATGTTGTAGCAAAAGACATACCGATGGCGGTTTCAGTTTTAGATGACACCCCCATAAAAGGGCATAAGCCTAGAAACTTAACCAAAACAAAGTTATTTACTAATACTGTGCCAACAAGTAGCAAGAGATAATCAGTCATTCGCTCAATATATTACCGTGAAAATTCGCACTATTATCCGTGTTTATCAAGCAATAAACAACATACGAACCGTAAGGATATTCATTTTAATGCCTCGTAAGCTAAATGTATGATAAAAAACTGTATTAAAGTTAATCAATTTTGTAAGCATCAAGCTATTTATTAAGTGATAAAAAATAAAAAAGCCACTATATATTAGTGGCTTAAAGAAAAGTTTATTAATTGTTTATGAAGAAGATATGGTTCTTGGTTTACCAATATAAAAACCCTGACAACCATCAACAAATAGTTTCTCAAGCATAAATTTCTCTTCTTGGCTTTCAACGCTTTCGGCTAATACACTGATACTTAATCTGTGAGCTAAATCTACCATCAAGCGCATAAAGTATTGATTGTTTTTATCTTCGTCGATATCACGTGTATAAGTACTATCCATTTTAATAAAATCAGGCTTTAAATCTCTAAAGAATTTAAATGAAGTTAAACCAATACCAAAACGTTCAACTGTAATTCGTGCTCCGACTCTATGCACCATATCAATAAAGTTTTTGCTGGTTTTTATATTATGTTGCAAACCACTTTCTGTGATTTCAAAGACAAGTTTTGAAGCAATAACCGTATCGCGTAGTAATCTTCTCTCAAGCCAAATAAGAAAGTGACCATCGTTAATTGAACGAGAGCTAACATTAATTCCAAAGAAGTTATCTTGCATATTTCTATTGGCAATTTCTTTTATAGCCGCTTCTATGATCATTTGATCAACCGCTACTATTTTATCCAGCTTTTCAGCCATAGCGAAAAAAGAGGCGGTAGGTAAAACATCTTCATTACTATTTAAGAAACGCGTTAGGATTTCACCGTATACTCGATTGTTTGGACTGCTTGGTTTGATGGGTTGAACCAATAAATTAACTCTTTGATTGGCGATTACACTATCAATCTCTTGACGCCAATTTTGATTTCCGTAGCTAGCACTACTATTGTCAAGAATACTGGTGTCGGTTTGAGCATACCAAGCGTTAACTTTTTGTGTTTGCGCAACACTAATGCCGGTATCGGCTAGTGCTAATAACTCACCTAGAGGTTTGTCATTATCAAAGTAAACCAAACCGGTATAACCAATAGAGTCTAAATCAGAGGCTTGTTGGTATTTATTAAAACTGTTAGTGAGCTCTGTCGCAAATGCTTCAGCACTCTTTAAACTAATATTAGGGATTAATGTCGCAAAATCTGAACTATTTAATCTAAATACTTGCGCTCCTTTATAGCGACTAACAGCATTTTTCATAATATCCGCAACTTTTCGGATATACGTATCACCTTCATGGTAACCATGTATCTGATTAATGGTTTGTAATTCAGAGCATCGCGTAATAGATAAAACACCGAAATCTGAACGACTATCAGCATTTTCAAAAAACTGTACAAAGCGGTTACGGTTTTCTAATTTAGTTACTGGCTCAATGTAAGCGTCTTTTTCTAGTAAAGCTGTTGCGCTTATTTTATTTGCAATGAGTGCTCTAAGGTCAATTATGCTTTGTTCAACTTGAGGTAATGCAATTCCTTCAGCATTAATCTTACCAACACTATCCTTACCTGAAATAACTTGTTCTAGTTCGCGTTTAACTTGATCATCAATTTTTTGTGCGAATTTACGTGACTTTGCAATACTTAAAGGTGTCGTAAAAATAGCGAAGATTAACGAAATGATAAATACCGCTAAAACTGTTGTTTGTAAAAAGCTTAACTCAGTACTGGGGTCTAATTGAAATTGAATGATCAGATTTGAATTTTTTAATTTAACTTGGCTTATAGGGGCTAGGATAAATTCATCTATAAAGGAAGGTTTGCTCTTTTCATTGACAATAACCTCACCCTCTACATTAATAATATTAATGTATTGATAACGATTAAACTTAGCAAGTTGGCTAGCAAGTTGTTCATTACTTCCAAAATTAACTTGTTCGTCCAACGAAAGTAAGATTTGTTGATGTTGACTTTGTTGCTCAGCGGTATGCGATGCTAGCAGAAAAACACCAGCAACTGCTACACAGGCACATAAGCCTAAAGTAATAAAAAAATTTCTTAATAGTAAACGAGAATATGTATACATATAATTCCAAAGTGTCTTTATGTACTTTCAAATAGGGTTGAAAATTATCCGTAGATAACAACTTTTATCATAAATTGTACTAATTTACTAACTATCTGATAATGCCGCAATAATTATTATAGTAATGTTAGGGGAAATAGTAACTATTCTTTTATAACATGTGCGATAAGTTTATAGTCATCACCTAAAAG
The Colwellia sp. Arc7-D genome window above contains:
- the rsxC gene encoding electron transport complex subunit RsxC, with amino-acid sequence MESVIERIKRGSFWHFHGGIHPPEQKFLTSTKPIASAQIPEQLIIPLRQHIGQAGKLIVNVGDKVLKGQALSVNDSPMSLSVHAPTSGTITAIKLMAIPHPSGLSETCIILTPDGEDTWQSRQICPDYKLLSKEKILEKIANAGIAGMGGAGFPTQIKVSTLAKINYLIINAAECEPYITADDLLIQEHSPTILDGIKIIDHLLSPKNILIGIEDNKPKAIDALQKATANIDHIQVCVIPTKYPSGGEKQLIQILTGQEVPSGVLPSSVGIVMQNVATCFAIADAVINDTPLIKRVVTVSGQALEKPQNVWALIGTPVGFLTNQCGYQNSEKRHLIMGGPMMGFSLPHDQVPIIKSTNCILARVKLKLPHLFHQPAVKK
- the rsxB gene encoding electron transport complex subunit RsxB, producing MTTLIAILVVGLLAALFGALLGFASIQFKVIGDPLAEQLDALLPQTQCGQCGYPGCKPYAEAVANGEAINKCAPGGEDTIKKIADLMGVEVQPLDGNHEADNSPKVAFIIEEDCIGCTKCIQACPVDAIIGTTKQMHTIIADECTGCDLCVAPCPVDCIEMIPLATTTQNWQWDLNNIPVVQID
- the rsxA gene encoding electron transport complex subunit RsxA, which gives rise to MTDYLLLLVGTVLVNNFVLVKFLGLCPFMGVSSKTETAIGMSFATTFVMTLASLLSYIVNSYVLAPLGLEYLTTMTFILVIAVVVQFTEMVVHKTSANLYRLLGIFLPLITTNCAVLGVALLNFQEQHNFFESIIYGFGAAVGFSLVLIMFSAMREKLANADVPTPFKGSAIAMITAGLMSLAFMGFTGLVKF
- a CDS encoding EAL domain-containing protein, whose translation is MYTYSRLLLRNFFITLGLCACVAVAGVFLLASHTAEQQSQHQQILLSLDEQVNFGSNEQLASQLAKFNRYQYINIINVEGEVIVNEKSKPSFIDEFILAPISQVKLKNSNLIIQFQLDPSTELSFLQTTVLAVFIISLIFAIFTTPLSIAKSRKFAQKIDDQVKRELEQVISGKDSVGKINAEGIALPQVEQSIIDLRALIANKISATALLEKDAYIEPVTKLENRNRFVQFFENADSRSDFGVLSITRCSELQTINQIHGYHEGDTYIRKVADIMKNAVSRYKGAQVFRLNSSDFATLIPNISLKSAEAFATELTNSFNKYQQASDLDSIGYTGLVYFDNDKPLGELLALADTGISVAQTQKVNAWYAQTDTSILDNSSASYGNQNWRQEIDSVIANQRVNLLVQPIKPSSPNNRVYGEILTRFLNSNEDVLPTASFFAMAEKLDKIVAVDQMIIEAAIKEIANRNMQDNFFGINVSSRSINDGHFLIWLERRLLRDTVIASKLVFEITESGLQHNIKTSKNFIDMVHRVGARITVERFGIGLTSFKFFRDLKPDFIKMDSTYTRDIDEDKNNQYFMRLMVDLAHRLSISVLAESVESQEEKFMLEKLFVDGCQGFYIGKPRTISSS